From Actinopolymorpha cephalotaxi, one genomic window encodes:
- a CDS encoding GNAT family N-acetyltransferase: protein MSPRPEVLLRPLELTDWPAVHSWSGPPETCRYQAWGPDSPAEAEAFVRGAVDAWSDLPLLRESYAALVDGEVLGMGVLEVGPRARHRQGEISYAVHPRVWRKGVGTAIGGALLRIGFAERGQHRIAATCDPRNTGSAALLRRLGMTYEGRLRHTMLLRDGWRDSETFGILEDEWRGTPRTAARADTAQRVFL from the coding sequence ATGTCCCCGCGTCCTGAGGTGCTGCTGCGTCCGCTCGAGCTGACGGACTGGCCGGCCGTCCACTCCTGGTCCGGCCCGCCCGAGACCTGCCGCTACCAGGCATGGGGACCCGACTCACCGGCCGAGGCGGAGGCGTTCGTACGCGGTGCGGTCGACGCCTGGTCTGACTTGCCCTTGCTGCGGGAGTCGTACGCCGCGCTGGTCGACGGTGAGGTGCTCGGCATGGGTGTGCTCGAGGTCGGTCCGCGGGCGCGCCACCGGCAGGGCGAGATCTCCTACGCCGTGCACCCGCGGGTGTGGCGCAAAGGCGTGGGTACGGCAATCGGCGGGGCCCTGCTGCGGATCGGCTTCGCCGAGCGCGGCCAGCACCGGATCGCCGCCACCTGCGACCCGCGTAACACCGGCTCCGCGGCACTCCTGCGCCGGCTCGGCATGACCTACGAGGGCAGGCTCCGCCACACCATGCTGCTGCGCGACGGGTGGCGGGACTCCGAGACGTTCGGCATCCTCGAGGACGAGTGGCGCGGGACGCCGCGGACCGCGGCCCGCGCCGACACGGCCCAGCGGGTCTTTCTCTAG
- a CDS encoding helix-turn-helix domain-containing protein: protein MTEDYLRRIGTLIRDARQHRGWTQAQLAETLGTSQSAINRIERGHQNLSLEMLARIGDALDSEIVSLGTSGPMHLRVVGGRQLSGSIDVKTSKNACVALLCASLLNHGRTTLRQVARIEEVNRILEVLHSIGVRTRWLNENNDLEIVPPATLDLDGMDVAAARRTRSVLMFLGPLMHREDRFQLPYAGGCDLGTRTVEPHMVALRKFGLEVKATSGFYNAEVDRTVSPGSIVLTERGDTVTENALLAAARHDGVTVIRNASPNYMVQDLCFYLAELGVRIDGVGTTTLTVHGVPAIDRDVDYAPSEDPIEAMSLITAAIATSSELTVRRVPIEFMEIELAQLAEMGLHFTRSEEYASHNGRTRLVDVTVFPSTLHAPIDKIHPMPFPGLNIDNVPFFAVIAAAANGTTLIHDWVYENRAIHLTELNKLGGRVRLADPHRIYVDGPTHWSGTEVICPPALRPAVCILLAMLAAKGTSVLRNIYVINRGYEDLAERLNQLGAQIESFRDI from the coding sequence ATGACCGAGGACTACCTACGCCGCATCGGCACCCTGATCCGGGACGCACGCCAGCATCGCGGCTGGACGCAGGCCCAGCTCGCCGAGACGTTGGGCACCAGTCAGAGCGCGATCAACCGGATCGAGCGCGGCCACCAGAACCTCAGCCTGGAGATGCTTGCTCGCATCGGCGACGCCCTCGACAGCGAGATCGTGTCGCTCGGCACGTCCGGTCCGATGCACCTGCGGGTGGTCGGCGGGCGGCAGCTGTCCGGCAGCATCGACGTCAAGACCAGCAAGAACGCCTGCGTGGCCCTGCTGTGCGCGTCCCTGCTCAACCACGGCCGCACGACGCTGCGCCAGGTGGCCCGGATCGAGGAGGTCAACCGCATCCTCGAGGTGCTGCACAGCATCGGCGTCCGCACCCGCTGGCTGAACGAGAACAACGACCTGGAGATCGTCCCGCCGGCCACCCTCGACCTGGACGGCATGGACGTCGCCGCCGCCCGGCGCACCCGCAGCGTGCTGATGTTCCTCGGCCCGCTGATGCACCGCGAGGACCGTTTCCAGCTGCCGTACGCCGGTGGCTGCGACCTCGGCACCCGGACGGTCGAGCCGCACATGGTCGCGTTGCGGAAGTTCGGCCTGGAGGTCAAGGCGACCTCCGGGTTCTACAACGCCGAGGTCGACCGCACCGTCTCCCCCGGTTCGATCGTGCTGACCGAGCGCGGCGACACGGTGACCGAGAACGCCCTGCTCGCCGCGGCCCGCCACGACGGCGTCACCGTCATCCGCAACGCCAGCCCCAACTACATGGTCCAGGACCTCTGCTTCTACCTGGCCGAGCTCGGCGTCCGCATCGACGGCGTCGGCACCACCACGCTCACCGTGCACGGGGTGCCGGCCATCGACCGCGACGTCGACTACGCGCCCTCGGAGGACCCGATCGAGGCGATGAGCCTGATCACCGCGGCGATCGCCACCTCCTCCGAGCTCACCGTCCGGCGGGTCCCGATCGAGTTCATGGAGATCGAGCTGGCCCAGCTCGCCGAGATGGGCCTGCACTTCACCCGCAGCGAGGAGTACGCCTCCCACAACGGCCGGACCCGGCTGGTCGACGTGACGGTCTTCCCGTCCACGCTGCACGCACCGATCGACAAGATCCACCCGATGCCGTTCCCCGGGCTGAACATCGACAACGTGCCGTTCTTCGCGGTGATCGCCGCGGCGGCCAACGGCACCACGCTGATCCACGACTGGGTGTACGAGAACCGCGCGATCCACCTCACCGAGCTGAACAAGCTCGGCGGCCGGGTCCGGCTGGCCGACCCGCACCGGATCTACGTCGACGGGCCGACCCACTGGTCGGGCACCGAGGTCATCTGCCCGCCGGCGCTGCGCCCCGCGGTGTGCATCCTGCTGGCGATGCTGGCCGCCAAGGGCACGTCGGTGCTGCGCAACATCTACGTCATCAACCGTGGGTACGAGGACCTCGCCGAACGGCTCAACCAGCTCGGCGCGCAGATCGAGTCCTTCCGCGACATCTAG
- a CDS encoding aminotransferase class V-fold PLP-dependent enzyme: protein MDLAAAQDLFDAEPGWLNTASFGLPPRPAWDALQEALAGWRHGTTGSQPWFDATQRAREAFARLVGAPAADVAIGSTTSGLLAPVAAALPAGSRVVVPDVEFTSNLFPWLVHADRGVEVVTVPVDELVQAVDRRTTVVAFSAVQSATGQVADFDRLVEVAHDAGALVVVDASQAAGWLPRDWTRADVVVASAYKWLMAPRGAAFGYFAPSVRERLRPIQAGWFAGDEVASSFYGPPLRLAPDARRFDISPAWFCYVGAAPALDLVLAVGVDRVHAHDVGLANRFREGLGLPPGDSAIVSVEVPRAEERLAAAGIRAGLRNGRVRVSFHLYSTEDDVERAVGALRPATGPGFTGSG, encoded by the coding sequence ATGGACCTCGCCGCCGCCCAGGACCTGTTCGACGCCGAGCCGGGCTGGCTGAACACCGCCAGTTTCGGCCTGCCGCCCCGCCCGGCCTGGGACGCGCTGCAGGAGGCGCTGGCGGGCTGGCGGCACGGCACCACCGGCTCCCAGCCGTGGTTCGACGCCACCCAGCGGGCCCGGGAGGCGTTCGCCCGGCTGGTCGGCGCCCCCGCCGCGGACGTCGCGATCGGGAGTACGACCTCCGGCCTGCTGGCCCCGGTGGCCGCGGCCCTCCCGGCGGGCTCACGGGTGGTGGTGCCGGACGTGGAGTTCACCTCCAACCTGTTCCCGTGGCTGGTGCACGCCGACCGGGGCGTGGAGGTGGTGACCGTGCCGGTGGACGAGCTCGTCCAGGCCGTCGACCGGCGTACGACGGTGGTCGCGTTCAGCGCGGTCCAGTCCGCGACCGGGCAGGTGGCCGACTTCGACCGGCTGGTCGAGGTGGCCCACGACGCCGGTGCGCTGGTGGTCGTGGACGCCAGCCAGGCGGCCGGCTGGCTGCCGCGGGATTGGACCCGCGCCGACGTGGTGGTGGCCTCGGCGTACAAGTGGCTGATGGCGCCGCGCGGTGCGGCGTTCGGCTACTTCGCGCCTTCGGTGCGTGAGCGGCTGCGCCCGATCCAGGCCGGTTGGTTCGCCGGCGATGAAGTGGCGTCGTCCTTCTACGGCCCGCCGCTGCGGCTGGCCCCGGACGCGCGGAGGTTCGACATCTCGCCCGCGTGGTTCTGCTACGTCGGCGCCGCGCCGGCCCTGGACCTGGTGCTGGCCGTCGGCGTGGACCGCGTACACGCCCACGACGTCGGGCTGGCGAACCGCTTCCGGGAGGGACTCGGCCTGCCCCCGGGCGACTCCGCGATCGTGTCGGTCGAGGTGCCGCGCGCCGAGGAGCGGCTGGCGGCGGCCGGGATCCGAGCCGGCTTGCGCAACGGCCGGGTGCGCGTATCGTTCCACCTCTACTCCACCGAGGACGACGTGGAGCGCGCGGTCGGCGCGTTACGCCCGGCCACCGGACCCGGGTTCACCGGGTCCGGATGA
- the ald gene encoding alanine dehydrogenase — protein MKIGVPKEVKTHEYRVALTPAGAHELVRHGHHVVVERGAGEGSSIPDQEFERAGAKIIETADDVWAESDLVLKVKEPIASEYSRLRKGQVLFTYLHLAASRQLTTALLESGTTAIAYETVQLPDGSLPLLAPMSEVAGRLAPQVGAYHLMSQGGGRGILMGGVSGVYAAKVVVIGAGVSGLNAAAIALGMQAEVLLLDKNIERLRQADRVYRGHLQTVASNAYEVERAVLDADLVIGAVLVPGAKAPTLVTTEQVSRMKPGSVLVDISIDQGGCFEDSRPTTHDEPTYRVHDSVFYCVANMPGAVPHTSTYALTNVTLPYVLELADRGWQEASRADLALGLGLNTHEGHLVNAPVAEAHGLPHTDFAAVVA, from the coding sequence GTGAAGATCGGTGTCCCCAAGGAAGTCAAGACCCACGAGTACCGTGTCGCGCTGACCCCGGCGGGTGCGCACGAACTGGTCCGCCACGGTCACCACGTGGTGGTCGAACGCGGGGCGGGGGAGGGGTCGTCGATCCCGGACCAGGAGTTCGAGCGGGCCGGCGCCAAGATCATCGAGACCGCCGACGACGTGTGGGCCGAGAGCGATCTCGTCCTCAAGGTCAAGGAGCCGATCGCCTCGGAGTACTCCCGGCTGCGCAAGGGCCAGGTGCTCTTCACCTACCTCCACCTCGCGGCGTCCAGGCAGCTCACCACCGCGCTGCTGGAGTCCGGGACCACCGCGATCGCGTACGAGACGGTGCAGTTGCCCGACGGCTCGCTCCCGCTGCTGGCGCCGATGAGCGAGGTCGCCGGCCGGCTGGCGCCGCAGGTCGGTGCGTACCACCTGATGAGCCAGGGCGGCGGCCGCGGCATCCTGATGGGCGGCGTCTCCGGCGTGTACGCCGCGAAGGTCGTGGTGATCGGTGCCGGCGTGTCCGGGCTGAACGCCGCCGCCATCGCGCTCGGCATGCAGGCCGAGGTCCTGCTGCTGGACAAGAACATCGAACGCCTCCGCCAGGCCGACCGGGTCTACCGCGGCCACCTGCAGACGGTGGCGTCCAACGCCTACGAGGTGGAACGGGCCGTCCTGGACGCCGACCTGGTGATCGGCGCGGTCCTCGTCCCGGGCGCCAAGGCGCCGACGCTGGTCACCACCGAGCAGGTGTCCCGGATGAAGCCGGGCAGCGTGCTGGTCGACATCTCCATCGACCAGGGCGGCTGCTTCGAGGACTCCCGGCCCACCACGCACGACGAGCCCACCTACCGCGTGCACGACTCGGTTTTCTACTGCGTGGCGAACATGCCCGGCGCGGTGCCGCACACCTCGACGTACGCCCTGACCAACGTCACGCTGCCCTACGTGCTCGAGCTCGCCGACCGGGGATGGCAGGAGGCCAGCCGGGCCGACCTCGCCCTCGGCCTGGGGCTGAACACCCACGAGGGGCACCTGGTCAACGCACCCGTCGCGGAGGCGCACGGACTACCGCACACCGACTTCGCCGCGGTGGTGGCCTGA
- the xerD gene encoding site-specific tyrosine recombinase XerD: protein MTATGVERAVTGYLNHLSVERGLAANTLASYRRDLRRYAEFLAGRGLDRADRIGPADVSAFLVRLREGDPDHPPLGASSAARTVVAVRGFHKFAHREGLTTDDPAREVRPPVPPRRLPKALPVTDVERILEASGAGDTPLALRDRALLELLYGTGARISEAVGLDVDDLDLDTGAVLLRGKGGKERIVPVGSYAGRAVTAYQVRARPALAAGGKGTPALFLNARGGRLSRQSAWTVLRHAAERANVPAEVSPHTLRHSFATHLLDGGADVRVVQELLGHASVTTTQVYTLVTVDKLREVYAATHPRARA from the coding sequence GTGACCGCCACGGGGGTGGAGCGGGCGGTCACCGGCTACCTCAACCACCTCAGCGTCGAACGCGGGCTGGCGGCCAACACGCTGGCGTCCTACCGCCGGGACCTGCGCCGGTACGCGGAGTTCCTGGCCGGGCGGGGGCTCGACCGGGCCGACCGGATCGGGCCCGCCGACGTCAGCGCGTTCCTCGTCCGGCTGCGGGAGGGTGACCCCGACCACCCTCCGCTCGGCGCGAGCTCGGCGGCGCGGACCGTGGTCGCCGTACGCGGGTTCCACAAGTTCGCCCACCGGGAGGGGCTGACGACGGACGACCCGGCGCGGGAGGTGAGGCCGCCGGTGCCGCCGCGCCGGCTGCCGAAGGCGCTGCCGGTGACCGACGTCGAACGCATCCTGGAGGCCTCCGGCGCCGGCGACACCCCACTGGCGCTGCGCGACCGGGCGCTGCTCGAACTCCTCTACGGCACCGGCGCGCGCATCTCCGAGGCGGTCGGCCTGGACGTCGACGACCTCGACCTGGACACCGGCGCGGTCCTGCTGCGTGGCAAGGGCGGGAAGGAGCGGATCGTGCCGGTCGGCTCCTACGCCGGCCGGGCCGTCACCGCCTACCAGGTGCGGGCCCGGCCCGCGCTTGCCGCCGGCGGCAAGGGCACCCCGGCGCTGTTCCTCAACGCCCGCGGCGGCCGGCTGTCCCGGCAGAGCGCGTGGACCGTGCTGCGGCACGCCGCCGAACGCGCGAACGTGCCCGCGGAGGTGTCGCCGCACACGCTCCGGCACTCCTTCGCGACCCACCTGCTCGACGGCGGCGCGGACGTCCGGGTGGTCCAGGAACTCCTCGGGCACGCGTCGGTGACGACCACGCAGGTCTACACGCTCGTCACCGTCGACAAGCTGCGCGAGGTGTATGCCGCGACACACCCCCGTGCGCGGGCGTGA
- a CDS encoding ParA family protein → MTPVAPAPSAGDGDRSSSPKPRPQFPVPPPLESHGPARIIAIVNQKGGVGKTTTAINLGASLAELGRRVLLVDFDPQASLTIGLGIDPLALEATTYDMVIDRDVTAEDIRVKTAVDGMDLLPSDISLSGAEIQLVTEVARETTLARQLESLRPEYDLILIDCQPSLGLLTVNALTAADGVIIPLECEYFALRGLGFLVDKTIKTVQERINPRLRIEGILATMFDMRTLHAREILEEVVGRFGETVFHTVISRTVRFPETNKLGEPITTYAPNSVAAEAYRQLARELVGRLG, encoded by the coding sequence CTGACGCCGGTCGCGCCCGCACCCAGCGCCGGTGACGGGGACAGGTCGTCCTCGCCCAAGCCGCGCCCGCAGTTCCCCGTCCCGCCGCCGCTGGAGAGCCACGGCCCGGCCCGCATCATCGCGATCGTCAACCAGAAGGGCGGGGTCGGCAAGACGACCACCGCCATCAACCTCGGTGCGTCGCTGGCCGAGCTCGGCCGCCGCGTGCTGCTGGTCGACTTCGATCCGCAGGCGTCGCTGACGATCGGGCTGGGTATCGACCCGCTGGCGCTGGAGGCCACGACGTACGACATGGTCATCGACCGTGACGTGACCGCCGAGGACATCCGGGTCAAGACCGCGGTCGACGGCATGGACCTGCTGCCCTCGGACATCTCGCTGTCCGGTGCGGAGATCCAGCTCGTCACCGAGGTCGCCCGGGAGACCACCCTGGCCCGTCAGCTGGAGTCGCTGCGGCCGGAGTACGACCTGATCCTGATCGACTGTCAGCCCTCGCTGGGTCTGCTCACCGTCAACGCGCTCACCGCCGCCGACGGTGTGATCATCCCGCTGGAGTGCGAGTACTTCGCCCTGCGCGGGCTCGGCTTCCTGGTCGACAAGACGATCAAGACCGTGCAGGAGCGCATCAACCCGCGGCTGAGGATCGAGGGCATCCTCGCCACGATGTTCGACATGCGGACGCTGCACGCCCGGGAGATCCTGGAGGAGGTCGTCGGCCGGTTCGGCGAGACGGTATTCCACACCGTGATCTCGCGTACGGTCCGCTTCCCCGAGACCAACAAGCTGGGCGAGCCGATCACGACCTACGCACCGAACAGCGTGGCCGCCGAGGCCTACCGCCAGCTCGCCCGCGAGCTGGTCGGCCGGCTCGGCTGA
- a CDS encoding segregation and condensation protein A — protein sequence MSVPADEPGDEPAPGDPAQGAAEEEPAAAIGRRSTFTVRLDNFEGPFDLLLGLISKHKLDVTEVALSVVTDEFIAYIRAKGPEWDLDQTTEFLLVASTLLDLKAARLLPQGEVEDEEDLALLEARDLLFARLLQYRAYKQVGGLLAERMTREARRFPRAVGLEDRFAKLLPEVLIGLGVDDFARLAARAMRPRPEPVVSLAHIHAPRVSVREQGTILVERLRRIRSTTFRALVADSPNVVTTIARFLALLELFREGAVTFEQAEALAELTVRWAGSDDGAVTVSDEFDEQDGGGEQAEPEATDEPEANDEQDGDGEQDEPDSTGDST from the coding sequence GTGAGCGTGCCCGCAGACGAGCCCGGAGACGAGCCGGCGCCCGGGGACCCCGCGCAGGGTGCGGCCGAGGAGGAGCCGGCGGCGGCGATCGGCCGGAGGAGCACGTTCACCGTCCGGCTGGACAACTTCGAGGGCCCGTTCGACCTCCTCCTCGGGCTGATCTCCAAGCACAAACTGGACGTCACCGAGGTGGCTCTGTCGGTGGTGACCGACGAGTTCATCGCCTACATCCGGGCGAAGGGCCCGGAATGGGACCTCGACCAGACCACGGAGTTCCTGCTCGTCGCGTCCACCCTGCTCGACCTCAAGGCCGCCCGGTTGCTGCCGCAGGGAGAGGTCGAGGACGAGGAGGATCTCGCGCTGCTGGAGGCCCGGGACCTGTTGTTCGCCCGGCTGCTGCAATACCGCGCGTACAAGCAGGTGGGTGGGCTGCTGGCGGAGCGGATGACGCGGGAGGCGCGCCGGTTCCCCCGTGCCGTGGGGCTGGAGGACCGGTTCGCCAAGCTGCTGCCCGAGGTGCTGATCGGCCTCGGCGTGGACGACTTCGCCCGGCTCGCTGCCCGGGCGATGCGCCCGCGCCCGGAGCCGGTGGTGTCGCTGGCGCACATCCACGCGCCCCGGGTCAGCGTGCGGGAGCAGGGCACCATCCTGGTCGAACGCCTGCGCCGGATACGCTCGACGACGTTCCGGGCGCTGGTGGCCGACTCGCCGAACGTCGTGACGACGATCGCGCGGTTCCTCGCTCTGCTGGAACTCTTCCGCGAGGGCGCGGTGACCTTCGAGCAGGCCGAGGCCCTGGCCGAGCTGACCGTGCGCTGGGCCGGTAGCGACGACGGCGCGGTCACGGTCAGCGACGAGTTCGACGAGCAGGACGGCGGCGGCGAGCAGGCCGAGCCGGAAGCCACCGACGAGCCAGAAGCGAACGACGAGCAGGACGGCGACGGCGAGCAGGACGAGCCGGATTCGACAGGAGACAGCACATGA
- the scpB gene encoding SMC-Scp complex subunit ScpB, whose translation MSGADDAPEVERPVPSTDQPAEAAEAAEVGGVGAPAEPTEGTTAGADEQAPVDEGTGEQAAVDGEQAPIDEQAAEAPADDEAEETLDVVVPGDLHGPIEAILLIVDEPLSPVTLAQVLGRPRPDIDEALRTLSAEYTLQERGFDLREVAGGWRLYTREEYAEIVQRFVLDGQQAKLTQAALETLAVVAYKQPVSRARVSAIRGVNCDGVMRTLVTRGLVEEAGAEGESNATLYRTTSYFLERLGVRSLEELPDLAPYLPDIDEMEAEQVSAPAEVAPSVPAQMPLGDAEDVVEPAVEPEAEGEAAAEPDDDVEPEVEDDVEPEATEAEQQDVSTERRTDGDG comes from the coding sequence ATGAGCGGTGCCGACGACGCGCCCGAGGTCGAGCGCCCGGTGCCGTCCACCGACCAGCCGGCGGAGGCCGCTGAGGCGGCCGAAGTGGGTGGGGTGGGTGCACCGGCCGAGCCGACCGAGGGCACCACGGCCGGCGCGGACGAGCAGGCCCCGGTTGACGAGGGGACTGGCGAGCAAGCTGCGGTTGACGGTGAGCAAGCTCCGATTGACGAGCAGGCCGCGGAGGCTCCGGCTGACGACGAGGCCGAGGAGACCCTCGACGTCGTCGTACCCGGTGATCTGCACGGGCCGATCGAGGCGATCCTGCTGATCGTCGACGAGCCGCTGTCTCCGGTCACACTGGCGCAGGTTCTCGGACGGCCCCGGCCCGACATCGACGAGGCTCTGCGCACCCTGTCCGCGGAGTACACCCTGCAGGAGCGTGGGTTCGACCTGCGCGAGGTCGCGGGCGGCTGGCGGCTCTACACACGCGAGGAGTACGCCGAGATCGTCCAGCGGTTCGTCCTCGACGGGCAGCAGGCCAAGCTCACCCAGGCCGCGCTGGAGACGCTGGCCGTGGTCGCGTACAAGCAGCCGGTCAGCCGGGCGCGGGTGTCGGCGATCCGCGGCGTCAACTGCGACGGCGTGATGCGCACGCTGGTGACGCGGGGGCTGGTGGAGGAGGCCGGCGCGGAGGGGGAGAGCAACGCGACGCTCTACCGCACCACGTCGTACTTCCTGGAACGCCTCGGCGTCCGGTCGCTGGAGGAGTTGCCGGACCTCGCGCCCTACCTCCCGGACATCGACGAGATGGAGGCCGAGCAGGTGAGTGCACCCGCGGAGGTGGCGCCGTCGGTTCCCGCGCAGATGCCGTTGGGCGACGCGGAGGACGTGGTGGAACCAGCCGTGGAGCCCGAGGCCGAGGGTGAGGCCGCGGCGGAACCGGACGACGACGTGGAGCCCGAGGTTGAGGACGACGTGGAGCCCGAGGCCACCGAGGCCGAACAGCAGGACGTGAGCACCGAACGGAGGACCGACGGCGATGGGTGA
- a CDS encoding pseudouridine synthase gives MGESEGIRLQKVLAQAGVGSRRAGEELIVAGRVEVNGQVVTTLGTRVDPSRDSVRVDGKRIAVDDTKVYLVLNKPRGVVSTMSDPQGRRCLGDLVSDRPERLFHVGRLDTDTEGLILLVNDGEFAHRLAHPSYGVQKTYVAEVPGPVSPRVGRALREGVELEDGPARADAFRVVHQSGGKAMVEIVIHEGRKHIVRRMLAEVGHPVRRLARTSLGPVKIGDLAPGQVRPLSQAELGTLLDTIEL, from the coding sequence ATGGGTGAGTCCGAGGGCATTCGGCTGCAGAAGGTGCTCGCCCAGGCCGGGGTCGGCAGCCGGCGCGCCGGCGAGGAACTCATCGTCGCGGGCCGGGTCGAGGTCAACGGCCAGGTGGTGACGACGCTCGGCACCCGGGTCGACCCGAGCCGGGACTCGGTGCGTGTGGACGGCAAGCGGATCGCGGTGGACGACACCAAGGTCTACCTCGTCCTGAACAAGCCGCGCGGCGTGGTCAGCACGATGAGCGACCCGCAGGGCCGCCGCTGCCTCGGCGACCTGGTCAGCGACCGGCCGGAACGCCTGTTCCACGTCGGCCGGCTGGACACCGACACCGAGGGGCTGATCCTGCTGGTCAACGACGGGGAGTTCGCCCACCGGCTGGCGCACCCATCGTACGGCGTGCAGAAGACCTACGTCGCCGAGGTGCCCGGTCCGGTCTCCCCGCGGGTCGGCCGGGCGCTGCGGGAGGGCGTCGAACTCGAGGACGGCCCGGCACGCGCGGACGCGTTCCGTGTCGTGCACCAGTCCGGCGGCAAGGCCATGGTGGAGATCGTCATCCACGAGGGGCGCAAGCACATCGTCCGGCGGATGCTCGCCGAGGTCGGTCACCCGGTCCGCCGGCTGGCGCGTACGTCACTCGGTCCGGTGAAGATCGGCGACCTGGCCCCCGGGCAGGTCCGGCCGCTCAGCCAGGCGGAGCTCGGCACCCTGCTGGACACCATCGAGCTCTGA